A genome region from Hippopotamus amphibius kiboko isolate mHipAmp2 chromosome 1, mHipAmp2.hap2, whole genome shotgun sequence includes the following:
- the G3BP1 gene encoding ras GTPase-activating protein-binding protein 1 isoform X2: MVMEKPSPLLVGREFVRQYYTLLNQAPDMLHRFYGKNSSYVHGGLDSNGKPADAVYGQKEIHRKVMSQNFTNCHTKIRHVDAHATLNDGVVVQVMGLLSNNNQALRRFMQTFVLAPEGSVANKFYVHNDIFRYQDEVFGGFVTEPQEESEEEVEEPEERQQTPEVVPDDSGTFYDQTVSNDLEEHLEEPVAEPEPDPEPEPEQEPVSEVQEEKSEPVLEETAPEDAQKSSSPAPADIAQTVQEDLRTFSWASVTSKNLPPSGAVPVTGIPPHVVKVPASQPRPESKPESQIPPQRPQRDQRVREQRISVPPQRGPRPVREAGEQGDVEPRRIVRHPDSHQLFIGNLPHEVDKSELKDFFQSYGNVVELRINSGGKLPNFGFVVFDDSEPVLKVLSNRPIMFRGEVRLNVEEKKTRAAREGDRRDNRLRGPGGPRGGLGGGMRGPPRGGMVQKPGFGVGRSIAPRQ; this comes from the exons attttATGGAAAGAACTCTTCTTATGTCCATGGGGGATTGGATTCAAATGGAAAGCCAGCAGATGCAGTCTATGGACAGAAG GAAATCCATAGGAAAGTGATGTCACAAAACTTCACTAATTGCCACACTAAGATCCGCCATGTCGATGCTCATGCCACTCTGAATGATGGTGTGGTGGTCCAGGTGATGGGCTTGCTCTCTAACAACAACCAGGCTTTGAGGAGATTCATGCAGACCTTTGTCCTTGCTCCTGAG GGCTCTGTTGCAAATAAGTTCTATGTTCACAATGATATCTTCAGATACCAAGATGAAGTCTTTGGTGGCTTTGTCACTGAGCCTCAGGAGG AATCTGAAGAAGAAGTAGAGGAACCTGAAGAAAGACAGCAGACACCTGAGGTGGTACCTGATGATTCTGGAACTTTCTATGACCAGACTGTCAG CAATGACTTAGAAGAACATTTAGAAGAACCCGTTGCTGAACCAGAGCCTGATCCTGAACCAGAACCGGAGCAAGAACCTGTATCAGAAGTCCAAGAGGAAAAGTCTGAGCCAGTATTGGAAGAAACTGCTCCTGAGGATGCTCAGAAGAGTTCTTCTCCAGCGCCTGCAGACATAGCCCAGACAGTGCAGGAGGACTTGAGA ACCTTTTCATGGGCATCTGTGACCAGTAAGAACCTTCCACCCAGTGGAGCTGTTCCAGTTACTGGGATACCACCTCATGTTGTTAAAGTACCAGCTTCACAG CCTCGTCCGGAGTCTAAGCCTGAGTCTCAGATTCCACCGCAGAGGCCTCAGAGAGATCAAAGAGTGCGAGAACAGCGAATAAGTGTTCCTCCCCAGAGGGGACCTAGACCAG tCCGTGAGGCTGGTGAGCAAGGTGATGTTGAACCCCGAAGAATTGTGAGACATCCTGACAGTCACCAGCTCTTCATTGGCAACCTGCCTCATGAGGTGGACAAATCAgagcttaaagatttttttcaaa GTTATGGGAATGTAGTGGAGCTGCGTATTAACAGTGGTGGGAAATTACCCAATTTTGGGTTTGTTGTGTTTGATGATTCTGAGCCTGTTCTGAAGGTGCTTAGCAACAGG CCCATCATGTTCAGAGGTGAGGTCCGCCTGAATGTGGAAGAAAAGAAGACTCGAGCCGCCCGGGAAGGGGACCGCCGAGATAACCGCCTGCGGGGACCTGGAGGCCCTCGAGGTGGGCTGGGTGGTGGGATGAGAGGCCCACCCCGTGGAGGCATGGTGCAGAAACCAGGATTTGGAGTGGGAAGGAGCATTGCTCCGAGGCAGTGA